In the genome of Synchiropus splendidus isolate RoL2022-P1 chromosome 2, RoL_Sspl_1.0, whole genome shotgun sequence, the window CACATCAGTGAAACAGTGAAAGATCCACTTCACTGACATCACTGACAAGCTCTTCTCAAAATGGCTGAATTGGATCACAGACAAAAGAGCGCCCTCTTTTGGACAAAAGAGAACGTCTCGTGACGTTACGGCACAAAAGCTCAGCAACTACATTTGTTAAATCAGACATTGAATACCCGTTAGGAGGTGGGTTGTCAGTTGCTTTCAGGGATTGTAAGAAACCTCCTTGTTACAATggatttaaagatttttttaaaaatgagcgAAATGTAATCGAAGGTGGGAAGACACATCAAGACACGTACGACGCCAGACACCCTCCATGCTCGGCTTTGCTGAAGATCTTGATGGGACTGAAGAGGGCAAAGCGCTCAGGTATCCACGCCCAGACCACTCTCATCTCTGTGCCAGTCACAACCGTGGAACTGAAGTTGTTGAAGTCAACCGAGTCCACTGACTGCCTTTAGAATGAAGACACAAATCAGAATTTATTTtctacaaataataaataaaaatctatgaCATACCTCTTCTGGTGGCTACTGACTCCTTTTTGCATGAGCGAACTCCTATTGGCGTTAAACAGAAGGTTGAGCTCCTGCCTGGTGGCCATTGGGATCATGAAGGCCTTCTCTAGAAGAGTCTCCGCTGAACAGTGGCGGGCAACATTCTGCACAAATCGTATCATGTCTGTTCGGAAGTCTTGTACGTCTGCCACACGTGAAGACACGGATACTTTGTAGAGACTTAACAAAGCCAAGGCAACCCTGCAGGGGTCAAGTAAATGATCAGATGGCAGGTATTTTGAGCAGAGCAGTCAAGATGGATGACGTCTCACTCACCTGTAAAGAACCTTGTAGCCCTCCAGCAGATACACATCAAGCACTCGGATGGCATATGTAAAAGGCAGCTCGGCAAATATCCACATGATCCAGTCGGAGTAAAACTCAAAAAGATTTTGGTGCGAGCTGGCGATCAGTTTGCGGATACCCCTGCAGCACCTGTTGGCAAGGTCTCCGAAGGTCATGCAGGAAGCGCGGTACGTAAGAAAGGTCTGGTCAATGTAACGCTTGTTCGGGTCTTTGAAACAGATAAGTCTTGAAACGCTGTGGAAGCACTCGGCTTCATCTTGGCTGAAGTGCAAAATGAGGGAGACCAGAGCTGGGAGGATGGGGCAGAAGTTCATGTCGGGGAAGTAGTTGCCAAGAGAGAGGAGGATCTTTTTGGCGGAGTTTAGACCAGCTTTGTTAAGACAGTACCTGGAATAACAGGAATTTGGAAGATATTATCCATATTTCTTCCTATATCACAAGTGGAGTCATGACAGAAGGGAACCCTAAATTTCAATCATGGTCCAGCTCTAAAAGGAGGTTACTATGGCAAATGTTTACCTGGGTATTTCACCGGCCTCCATGTAGTCCGGGACCGGATGTGAGCTTAGTTTTTTCTCCCCAAAAAGCCTTTTGGACAGTTCATAGTAGACATCTCTCTCCGGAGTCACAGCGCTGCAGGAGATTTGAAGCATTTCATGTTGAAATACACGACTCTCATCCTTCATCAGGTGTCCTTGAAGATCACGCAGAACATTACCTGGAGTGAATCCCATGGATGATATGGTAGTAAGCTTTGGCTCGCAGTGTATGTGGCGTAGCCCAGAATCCTTTACGGGCCATAGATTTCAGTTGATGATGGCCACTCTGTAGAATCTCCTGATATCTCATAGCAGCTTCAGGGTCGATCTTCTCCCAGTCGACAAACTGGCCGTACTTCATCCCTGAGCTGGAGCAGATCTCCCAGTTGTCCGACTCCGAAATAGTCATCATGGATACTGACTTCAGGCTGCCTCTACTGCCTACAGGAGGAAATGACGCTTGAGTCACGTTATTTACGACTTTAAGGGGcggaattatatatataaaaaatatgatcACCATCTAGTTCTCTTGAGGGtgagttctttttttgttttgttttcctttcttttctggACGCCTGATTCTGCAAAGTGGAGTTCACCTTTTGACCTGACGGATTTGAACTTGTGAAGTTGCCTGCATCAAAGTCAGAGTAATCCTCTGATGTTTCGTAACTGTAGAAAGACCTGAAGAACACATCCTGTGTTAGATGAACTTATTTAACCGATTGAACCAAATCTCAACGTCACATTAACATCCATATAAAACCTTACTGTACAATCTTGTGCTTTTGATTGGTACGTACCTGGAGCGAGGTCTTAGAATTGGATCCTTGGTCTGTGTCTGCAAACTATAATTCTTAACGTCTTCGGCATTATAGTAGGAGTGGGACCTCTGTCTGCTGCGTCCTCCTGCTACTGGCGTCATGTCCAAGTCATGGGAGAACTCAAGAGTACCTAAAACGTTGATCATCTGGGAAATGATTCTTGAACCAAGCTGGTCACTAAAACGTTCCCGTTGCAGACTGAGGACTTTATATGTTTGTGGACAGCACGGTGTGACTCAAGCAGTGGGTGTGTCTCCTGTTTGGTGTTTACAGACAGTGAAAGGCAAAGGTTCCTTTGAGTTTACACTGTTATACATGAGAACTGTACATAAGATAATGGAAATATACAGTCACAGTTACATATAAGACACATCAAACCACCAATGGTGATTCTAAATTCTGATGATTCACATTGaattaatattcattttcaagtttcaagtGTAACAAGGTCCCATTATCACCGGAATGATACATAACCAAGTTATGATTAAACTTGCCAAAACTGTTCAAtagtttcaaatgaaaacattgtaAGGTCATGAGGAATATTTGCAAGAcacaagtgtttttcagaaaacTCTGCATTCTCAGTAGTACTCAGCAAAATACAAGTATTCCAGGAACCACCAAAAAGTTATTATTCGACAAAACAGAAATCTGTTTTCATCTAAACAGACACGTTGTTTGGCCATGACACATAAAACCTCTCCACGTTCTCTTCCCATATAAGGGCTCCACATGGAATGGGGAATTTCTCTCTCCTTTTAtggcgctgttttttttttcatgctgatATTGTATCGAATGGAAATACACAGATCGCAGAAGCAACCCTTATAGTTATTTATTGAATCGTAGAAAATAATGTTCCACTGGTTTCAACATTGTTGATGGTTATTCAATCTTTTAATATTTAGATCATGTGTCATTGTTACCATATTTATTCTGCACATTAAATTCAAATCTGAAAAGAAATATTAATTATAGAATTGAACTAACTGCCAATGTATTTGTCCAGTAATTAACACTCAAATGCTAATTAAGTCTTAAATGTATATGACAGCATCCGATTAGTGGTCATATATAAACTACAAGATATACTGTGTCCATTTTATATTagacataaaaaaatgcataatgaattgaaaatgccattcattttttatttccatgtttATTTCCATGTTTTGAATGAGAAAGCTTTTGTTTAAGTTGTTCTTCATGGACAAAACCTTCATAAatatctgttttctttttattgtattgtattatttatcagCATGTCGCAcactaaacaaaaataattgcaTACTATGCATATAGCATGGAGGGCTttcattttttgcttttttttttacagtgttgaACAATAACATACATTAATGCTCAAATAATTCGGAATAAATTAAGTGTTTGTTTCGTTTTTAAATGAAGATAGAATGGGCGCATAGAAAACGAATTAAATCAATGAAAGAAGGTGGTCCCTCGCGAGCTACCGTAGTTGAGTCTCGCTAAACCAGGAAGCGATTCTCACTATTTACATTCTGTTTGTTCGGGTTTCGCGGATTTTCCTCACACTTGACCACTATGTCACAGGATACCTGGTGAAGTTTCGACTGGTTATTatacacatactgtatgtcGTAGATGGCATCAATCCCAAGTAATCCGTATGCAACTGAGCCAGTTCTCTCTTAAAGAGTTCGAGGTCGCAAATCACAACATGGTTCACATACATGTACAAACCTGAGTTTTAGGCGATGTTTGATGGCAAGCTTACAAagacttgttgttgtttgtgataTTGATATGTGTGGAAGTTATCAGTAAACGAGAGGCGACTCAAACAAATGTCACATGATGAATTCCAGAGCAGACGTCACAACAAACTGGCCAAATTTAAAAGAATGTATCAAATGTTGGAAACATCCTACCGCCACCCTTTTCGTTTGCCGTTCCTTTCTGCTAAACAACAATCGGATATCTGCTTTTTATTGACGAGAAACAAAGTAACATGACCTTAACAGCACTCAAATGCTCCAAATGTCAACACACGCCAGCTTTAAATGTGTGACAATTGTCCAAGTATCTCATCCAGCCTGTCATTTTCGGTCCCAACGAGCTTGAAATGATAATTTAAAGTCAACTTAAATGTG includes:
- the LOC128754436 gene encoding TBC1 domain family member 24-like encodes the protein MINVLGTLEFSHDLDMTPVAGGRSRQRSHSYYNAEDVKNYSLQTQTKDPILRPRSRSFYSYETSEDYSDFDAGNFTSSNPSGQKVNSTLQNQASRKERKTKQKKNSPSRELDGSRGSLKSVSMMTISESDNWEICSSSGMKYGQFVDWEKIDPEAAMRYQEILQSGHHQLKSMARKGFWATPHTLRAKAYYHIIHGIHSSAVTPERDVYYELSKRLFGEKKLSSHPVPDYMEAGEIPRYCLNKAGLNSAKKILLSLGNYFPDMNFCPILPALVSLILHFSQDEAECFHSVSRLICFKDPNKRYIDQTFLTYRASCMTFGDLANRCCRGIRKLIASSHQNLFEFYSDWIMWIFAELPFTYAIRVLDVYLLEGYKVLYRVALALLSLYKVSVSSRVADVQDFRTDMIRFVQNVARHCSAETLLEKAFMIPMATRQELNLLFNANRSSLMQKGVSSHQKRQSVDSVDFNNFSSTVVTGTEMRVVWAWIPERFALFSPIKIFSKAEHGGCLASFYSHVEGHEPAVVVVKTTDEEVFGAFISTDLSERHKHDSEELQYFGTGECFVFTLRPSMERYQQAMVNIMTRGASPQQVNGSSCQTTGATLTCPAGTPQNPSYLTIPFTGPAEEILTAKQPKRTKEQRASKFIAGDDRQLLIGGDGGCALCLHEDLEAGYSQQCSTFKNTPLCKGPFKIQAVEVWGIQNSISLSQCLSTQN